The following proteins come from a genomic window of Calditrichota bacterium:
- a CDS encoding tetratricopeptide repeat protein produces MGRANEKKRTVWSLVVGIVAALTLYVGIFWGCAPQQTVNKGMSAARKKAIEDSLRKAQQFEILKSWSSGYEYYKNKSYKDAKKYFWKVIRMDTAMAYADTFHYKDIFARLANCYVQENKPDSAQLAYTMGLKFFPNDVYLHESLGYILRGKGQLKKAAEQYEKAVQLNPKKAEDWKILGEIYVKLNDTENAIRAYEKYTAMKPHDRKALEVLSILYKESGREEEAIAKKEEILKNSPNDVTLMLQLGKAYTNRGDLEKARDMYLRVLSIEPENKIALSLLGYVYMNLENYSEAIKIYKKLQKLEPKNPEIFCNIASAYRMKKQYKIAKNYVRKAISIDPKYGLDYITMAQIYEASAGDCINQKGGKVDFDDKLVYEKAYNEYKKALRDPQYADLAQRRMDAIRSMLPTKEDRFFNKGKKEPTSKCYKWIY; encoded by the coding sequence GTGGGACGGGCAAACGAAAAAAAGAGGACTGTCTGGAGTTTGGTTGTGGGAATAGTGGCAGCACTCACTCTCTATGTTGGAATTTTCTGGGGATGCGCGCCACAACAAACGGTGAACAAAGGAATGTCAGCGGCTCGTAAAAAGGCTATTGAAGATTCCTTGAGAAAGGCTCAGCAATTTGAAATATTGAAAAGCTGGAGCTCGGGATACGAGTATTACAAGAATAAGTCCTACAAGGATGCCAAAAAGTACTTCTGGAAAGTTATCCGGATGGACACAGCCATGGCGTATGCCGACACCTTCCATTACAAGGACATTTTTGCCCGTCTGGCGAATTGCTATGTTCAGGAAAATAAGCCGGACAGCGCTCAACTGGCCTACACCATGGGGCTGAAATTTTTTCCCAATGATGTCTATTTGCATGAAAGTTTGGGCTATATTTTGCGCGGTAAGGGGCAGCTGAAAAAAGCTGCTGAGCAGTATGAAAAGGCCGTTCAACTGAATCCCAAAAAAGCGGAAGACTGGAAGATTCTGGGCGAAATATATGTGAAGCTAAACGATACGGAGAACGCTATTCGCGCTTACGAGAAATACACCGCCATGAAACCCCATGATCGAAAAGCCCTGGAGGTTCTCTCAATTCTATATAAAGAAAGCGGCCGCGAGGAGGAGGCCATTGCCAAAAAGGAGGAGATCCTTAAAAATAGCCCGAACGATGTTACCCTGATGTTGCAATTGGGAAAGGCTTACACCAATCGTGGCGATTTGGAAAAAGCACGCGATATGTATTTAAGGGTGTTGTCCATTGAGCCGGAGAACAAGATTGCTCTTTCCTTGTTGGGCTATGTGTATATGAATTTGGAGAATTACTCAGAGGCCATTAAAATCTATAAAAAGCTTCAAAAATTAGAGCCCAAAAATCCTGAGATTTTCTGTAATATTGCGTCCGCCTATCGGATGAAAAAACAATACAAAATTGCGAAGAATTATGTGCGAAAAGCGATTTCAATCGATCCGAAATATGGATTGGATTACATAACGATGGCCCAGATTTACGAAGCCTCTGCCGGCGATTGCATCAACCAGAAAGGCGGGAAAGTGGATTTCGACGACAAGCTGGTGTACGAAAAGGCCTACAATGAATACAAGAAGGCTCTGCGCGATCCCCAATATGCGGATTTGGCTCAACGTCGAATGGATGCCATTCGTTCCATGCTCCCGACGAAAGAGGATCGGTTCTTTAACAAGGGCAAAAAAGAACCAACCAGTAAGTGTTACAAGTGGATTTACTAA
- the rpiB gene encoding ribose 5-phosphate isomerase B, giving the protein MSIAVGSDHAGFELKEAIREYLESLNLSVKDFGTFTTDSVDYPDFAYAVASAVAKGEFDRGILICGTGIGMSIVANKVKGIRAAECTTSYLAEMSRRHNNANVLTLGGRVLSAEEAQTIVRVWLETPFEGGRHQRRIDKIHYLTGM; this is encoded by the coding sequence ATCTCAATCGCCGTGGGATCGGACCATGCGGGCTTTGAGTTAAAAGAGGCCATTCGAGAGTATTTGGAATCGCTCAACCTATCGGTCAAGGATTTTGGAACGTTTACGACAGATTCTGTAGACTACCCGGATTTCGCCTATGCCGTGGCATCGGCTGTGGCGAAAGGAGAATTTGACCGGGGTATCTTGATTTGCGGTACGGGAATTGGGATGTCCATTGTGGCCAATAAGGTAAAGGGGATCCGGGCGGCAGAATGCACGACATCCTATTTGGCCGAGATGAGCCGCCGCCACAATAATGCCAATGTTCTGACCCTGGGCGGGCGGGTTCTTTCTGCAGAAGAAGCACAAACCATTGTGCGGGTGTGGCTGGAAACCCCTTTTGAGGGAGGACGCCACCAGCGGAGGATAGACAAAATCCATTATTTAACGGGAATGTAA
- a CDS encoding serine hydroxymethyltransferase, translating to MQLLKEVDPEIYDAILNETHRQNDKLELIASENFVSPAVLRAMGSIMTNKYAEGYPGKRYYGGCEFVDVAENLARERAKQLFGAVHANVQPHSGTQANMAVYFSLLNPGETLMGMNLAHGGHLSHGSPVNFSGRYYRVVAYGVDESGFIDMNQVEDVAKREKPKMIMTGASAYSREIDFRAFREIADRVGAKLVADIAHPAGLVAAGLIQSPIPYAHVVTTTTHKTLRGPRGGMILLGADGENDLGITTPKGRIKRWSEVIDSNVFPGSQGGPLMHVIAAKAVAFKEDLQPSFKDYARQIIANAKAMADEFIKRGYTVVSGGTDTHLMLLDLSNRSITGKEAEKALEQAGITVNKNMVPFDKQSPFVTSGIRIGTPALTTRGMKENEMRYIAGLIDRVLLNLGKDAVYRDVFGEVQDLCRKFPLYELPE from the coding sequence GTGCAGCTTTTAAAGGAAGTTGATCCGGAAATCTACGACGCGATTCTAAATGAAACGCATCGCCAGAATGATAAGCTTGAGCTAATCGCATCGGAGAATTTTGTGAGTCCGGCCGTTTTGCGGGCCATGGGCAGCATCATGACGAATAAATACGCCGAGGGGTACCCGGGCAAGCGTTACTACGGGGGCTGTGAGTTTGTGGATGTGGCGGAAAATCTGGCACGAGAACGCGCCAAACAACTTTTTGGAGCGGTCCATGCCAATGTACAGCCTCATTCGGGCACGCAGGCCAATATGGCGGTTTATTTTTCGTTGCTGAATCCCGGGGAAACCCTGATGGGAATGAATCTGGCGCACGGGGGCCATCTTTCCCATGGGAGTCCCGTTAATTTTTCAGGACGTTATTACAGAGTGGTTGCCTACGGCGTGGATGAATCAGGCTTTATCGATATGAATCAGGTGGAGGATGTGGCCAAAAGGGAAAAGCCCAAAATGATTATGACGGGTGCCAGTGCCTATTCCCGCGAAATCGATTTTAGGGCGTTTCGTGAAATTGCCGATCGCGTGGGTGCAAAATTAGTTGCGGACATTGCCCATCCGGCGGGTCTGGTGGCCGCAGGACTGATTCAAAGTCCGATTCCGTATGCCCATGTGGTGACCACAACCACCCACAAAACCCTTCGCGGGCCGCGCGGAGGAATGATTTTGCTGGGTGCAGATGGCGAGAACGATCTGGGAATTACCACTCCCAAGGGTCGTATTAAACGTTGGTCGGAAGTGATTGACAGCAATGTCTTTCCCGGAAGCCAGGGCGGTCCGCTGATGCACGTGATTGCAGCCAAAGCGGTGGCCTTTAAAGAAGATTTGCAGCCCTCGTTCAAGGACTACGCCCGGCAGATTATTGCCAATGCAAAGGCTATGGCTGATGAATTTATAAAACGAGGATACACGGTTGTTTCAGGCGGCACAGATACCCATCTTATGCTGTTGGATTTGTCCAATCGTTCCATTACCGGAAAAGAAGCCGAGAAGGCCCTGGAACAGGCCGGAATTACCGTAAACAAAAATATGGTTCCATTTGATAAGCAGAGCCCGTTTGTGACCTCCGGCATTCGGATAGGAACCCCGGCGCTGACTACCCGCGGAATGAAGGAAAACGAGATGCGGTATATTGCCGGACTGATTGACCGGGTTCTTCTAAATCTTGGAAAGGATGCCGTATATCGGGACGTTTTCGGAGAGGTTCAGGACCTTTGCCGGAAATTTCCTTTGTATGAGCTCCCGGAGTAA
- the nrdR gene encoding transcriptional repressor NrdR, translating to MRCPFCGEDNDRVLDSRSSEDGRVVRRRRQCQSCERKFTTKEYIIDLPIMVIKSDGRRESFARDKLLRGIEIACSKRPIPRQKIEEVVEKVQGQIQDLYQKEVSSKQIGEFVSQHLRELDEVAYVRFASVYRKFQDTEEFLKELQSLIRKSK from the coding sequence ATGAGATGTCCCTTTTGCGGTGAAGATAATGATCGAGTACTGGACTCACGCAGTAGTGAAGATGGGCGGGTGGTACGCCGCCGCCGCCAGTGTCAGTCCTGTGAACGCAAGTTTACAACCAAGGAGTACATCATCGACCTGCCAATTATGGTCATTAAGTCCGATGGCCGGCGGGAATCCTTTGCGCGCGATAAACTCCTGAGAGGAATTGAAATTGCGTGCAGTAAACGCCCCATTCCAAGGCAGAAAATTGAAGAAGTTGTGGAAAAAGTGCAGGGGCAAATTCAGGATTTATATCAAAAAGAGGTTTCTTCCAAGCAAATTGGCGAATTTGTGAGCCAGCATTTAAGGGAATTAGACGAAGTTGCGTATGTTCGCTTTGCGTCGGTTTATCGCAAATTTCAGGATACGGAAGAATTCCTGAAAGAGCTTCAAAGCTTGATCCGAAAAAGCAAGTAA
- the rsxC gene encoding electron transport complex subunit RsxC produces the protein MLGFKERTFHGGAHPPEAKKYTEKKPIEKMPAPEQVVIPLQQHIGAPTEPLVKVGDRVKIGDRLSEPKGFVSVPVHASVSGKVVKIAEMPHPLGKKVLSIIIQNDGEDAFSEAVRPDENYMDLSPEEMRKRIQMAGIAGMGGATFPTHVKLSPPAEKPIDTLIINGAECEPYLTADHRTMVEFSEEIVAGIKIIQKILGVKRTIIAIEKNKPDAIKKMRGVTRNDSSIDVIALKVKYPQGAEKQLIKAITNREVPTGGLPMDVGCLVQNVGTTRAIYEALARGKPLYERVTTVTGPGIKEPKNLIVRIGTLFKDVIAYCGGYREDVSKLIMGGPMMGLAQHTDDVPVIKGTSGLLLLTEKYVRVADPMPCIGCNRCVDTCPMHLVPTTLAEFADFKRYVEAEKWGIMDCIECGTCTFVCPAKRHLLQSIRFGKYEINLQKRKAS, from the coding sequence ATGCTTGGATTTAAAGAGCGAACGTTTCACGGCGGGGCACATCCTCCTGAAGCGAAAAAATATACGGAAAAGAAACCGATAGAAAAAATGCCGGCTCCCGAACAGGTTGTCATCCCCCTGCAGCAGCATATCGGTGCGCCTACGGAACCGCTGGTAAAGGTGGGTGATCGGGTAAAAATCGGTGATCGCCTGAGTGAGCCCAAGGGATTTGTTTCAGTCCCGGTGCATGCGTCGGTTTCAGGAAAGGTTGTAAAAATTGCAGAAATGCCGCATCCTCTGGGGAAAAAGGTTCTTTCAATTATTATTCAGAACGACGGCGAAGATGCTTTTTCAGAGGCCGTGCGGCCGGATGAAAACTACATGGACCTTTCGCCTGAGGAGATGAGGAAAAGGATTCAAATGGCCGGGATTGCCGGAATGGGAGGGGCAACATTTCCCACGCATGTGAAACTTTCTCCACCGGCGGAAAAGCCCATTGATACGCTTATCATTAATGGCGCCGAATGTGAGCCTTATCTGACGGCAGATCATCGGACGATGGTTGAGTTTTCCGAAGAAATCGTGGCAGGGATAAAGATTATTCAAAAAATACTGGGCGTTAAAAGGACTATCATCGCTATTGAAAAAAACAAACCGGATGCCATTAAAAAAATGCGGGGAGTGACCCGAAACGATTCCAGCATAGACGTAATTGCCTTAAAGGTGAAATATCCGCAGGGAGCCGAAAAACAGCTGATTAAAGCGATCACGAATCGGGAAGTTCCCACGGGGGGCCTGCCGATGGATGTGGGATGTCTGGTTCAAAATGTGGGGACAACCCGGGCCATTTACGAGGCCCTGGCCAGAGGGAAACCTCTTTATGAACGCGTCACCACCGTAACCGGCCCGGGAATCAAAGAACCCAAAAACCTGATTGTTCGAATTGGAACACTGTTCAAAGATGTCATTGCGTATTGCGGCGGTTACAGGGAGGATGTGTCTAAGTTAATCATGGGCGGCCCTATGATGGGGCTGGCCCAGCACACGGATGACGTACCGGTAATTAAGGGCACATCCGGCCTTTTGCTTTTAACGGAAAAATATGTCCGCGTGGCCGATCCGATGCCGTGTATCGGATGCAACCGATGCGTGGACACCTGTCCCATGCATCTGGTGCCCACAACTTTAGCTGAATTCGCTGATTTTAAGCGCTATGTCGAAGCCGAAAAATGGGGAATAATGGATTGTATTGAATGCGGTACGTGCACATTTGTTTGTCCGGCCAAACGCCATTTGTTGCAGTCGATCCGGTTTGGGAAATACGAGATTAATCTCCAAAAACGAAAAGCGAGCTAA
- a CDS encoding RnfABCDGE type electron transport complex subunit D, whose product MDKLFRVSSSPHVLDRDNVSKIMIYVILALLPSLIGGTYFFGWRALWVTALTVLSCVVTEAVVQKMMNRPVTITDWSAVVTGILLAFNMPSNVPFYLPIVGGVFAIAIAKQAFGGLGFNPVNPALAARAFLLASWPIDMTVFKVAPRGGTLSGIDAITTATPLNVMKQSLDILKHQSNYAVEKVSQAQSAILQLKEAYGHLFWGNVGGCLGETSAFLILLGAALLMYKRIIDWRIPFSYLFTVAVLAWMFGGPSGLFSGDWIFHLLAGGVMLGAFFMATDMVTSPLTPSGRIYFGVGAGILTVIIRLWGGYPEGTSYSILLMNLTVPLLNRYTRPRIFGERRRK is encoded by the coding sequence ATGGACAAATTATTTCGAGTTTCTTCATCACCCCACGTTCTTGACAGGGACAATGTTTCAAAAATTATGATTTATGTGATATTGGCCCTGCTTCCTTCCCTAATTGGGGGCACATATTTTTTCGGCTGGCGGGCTTTATGGGTGACCGCGTTGACGGTTCTGTCGTGCGTAGTCACGGAGGCCGTTGTGCAGAAAATGATGAATCGACCGGTAACCATTACCGACTGGAGTGCTGTAGTAACCGGAATTCTGCTGGCATTTAATATGCCGTCAAATGTCCCTTTTTATTTGCCGATTGTCGGGGGAGTTTTTGCGATTGCCATTGCGAAACAGGCGTTTGGGGGTCTGGGTTTTAACCCGGTAAACCCGGCGCTCGCTGCCCGTGCCTTTTTGCTGGCGTCCTGGCCTATTGACATGACCGTATTCAAAGTGGCTCCTCGGGGAGGAACCCTGTCCGGCATCGACGCCATTACAACCGCCACCCCTCTGAATGTGATGAAACAATCCCTGGATATCTTGAAACACCAGTCCAATTATGCGGTGGAAAAGGTCAGTCAGGCTCAATCGGCAATCCTGCAGTTGAAGGAAGCCTACGGCCATCTTTTTTGGGGAAATGTGGGTGGCTGTCTGGGTGAAACGTCTGCTTTCCTGATTTTACTGGGGGCTGCTCTTTTGATGTACAAACGCATTATTGATTGGCGGATTCCGTTTAGCTATCTTTTTACGGTCGCCGTACTTGCCTGGATGTTTGGGGGGCCCAGCGGCCTGTTTTCAGGCGATTGGATTTTTCACCTCCTGGCGGGCGGCGTTATGCTGGGGGCATTTTTTATGGCAACAGATATGGTTACCTCTCCCCTGACACCTTCTGGAAGAATCTATTTCGGAGTCGGCGCCGGCATTCTGACGGTGATCATCCGGCTCTGGGGAGGGTACCCGGAAGGGACCTCCTACTCCATTTTACTGATGAATTTAACCGTTCCCCTTCTCAATCGCTACACCCGTCCCCGAATTTTCGGTGAGAGGAGGAGAAAATGA
- a CDS encoding RnfABCDGE type electron transport complex subunit G, with translation MKDFFKLPAVLTLTAIIAAGALAYVFNVTKPRIDAQKRLVMEQSLKQVLPSANTGVLIPVKKGGKIEYYKGYASPDTTHLAGYIIISSAHGYSSEIEVMVGVDTSWAIQGIKILSQAETPGLGAKITEIKYGEKSPWFQRQFIGKKGGNLAVDKDGGQIKSVTGATISSRAVTRAVNLGIKRLQKLLGKTPSENLQLSLIF, from the coding sequence ATGAAGGATTTTTTCAAACTGCCTGCTGTACTAACCCTGACAGCCATCATTGCCGCCGGCGCTCTGGCGTACGTGTTTAATGTTACCAAACCCAGAATCGATGCCCAGAAACGCCTTGTAATGGAACAGTCATTAAAACAGGTTTTGCCCTCCGCCAATACAGGGGTCCTGATTCCTGTGAAAAAAGGGGGGAAAATAGAATATTACAAGGGATACGCTTCACCCGACACAACCCATCTGGCAGGATACATCATTATTTCTTCTGCCCACGGGTATTCCAGCGAAATTGAAGTAATGGTTGGAGTGGATACGAGCTGGGCTATTCAGGGCATTAAAATTCTTTCCCAGGCCGAGACCCCCGGCCTTGGGGCGAAGATTACGGAAATCAAATACGGCGAAAAATCTCCGTGGTTTCAACGGCAGTTTATCGGGAAAAAGGGCGGTAATTTGGCCGTTGACAAGGACGGCGGGCAGATTAAAAGTGTAACCGGGGCGACCATTTCTTCCCGGGCGGTAACACGAGCCGTAAATCTGGGGATTAAACGATTGCAGAAGTTACTGGGAAAAACGCCATCCGAAAATTTACAGCTGAGTCTGATTTTTTAA
- a CDS encoding electron transport complex subunit E gives MAMSLIKEFTKGIYKENPTFRMVLGMCPTLAVSNTLQNSVGMGVAVIFVLTSSNFLVSLIHPWVPSKIRIPIYITVIATFTTIVDLVMAAYTPGLHKALGIFIPLIVVNCIILGRAEAFAGKNSVLPSIMDGLGMGLGFTLALSLLGFTRELIGNGTLWGIPVLGTSYHPMLIMILPPGAFLVLGLYMALLNYFDRKRAVL, from the coding sequence TTGGCAATGTCGTTGATCAAAGAATTTACCAAAGGGATTTATAAAGAAAATCCCACGTTTCGAATGGTTCTGGGAATGTGCCCGACACTGGCTGTGTCAAATACGCTCCAGAACAGTGTGGGAATGGGTGTTGCCGTTATTTTTGTGCTGACCAGTTCGAATTTTTTGGTGTCTTTGATTCACCCTTGGGTTCCTTCAAAAATCAGGATTCCGATTTACATTACGGTTATTGCCACATTTACGACTATTGTCGATCTGGTTATGGCCGCCTACACCCCCGGCTTACACAAGGCATTGGGAATTTTTATTCCTTTGATCGTCGTGAACTGTATTATTCTGGGACGCGCTGAAGCATTTGCCGGAAAGAACAGCGTCCTTCCCTCCATCATGGATGGATTGGGAATGGGACTTGGGTTTACACTGGCCCTCTCGCTTTTGGGCTTTACGCGGGAATTAATTGGAAACGGAACGCTCTGGGGGATTCCGGTACTGGGAACCTCTTACCACCCCATGTTGATCATGATTCTGCCTCCGGGTGCTTTTCTGGTTCTGGGACTGTATATGGCACTGCTTAATTATTTCGATCGCAAACGAGCCGTCTTGTAA
- a CDS encoding RnfABCDGE type electron transport complex subunit A — protein MELRTLLIISIASIFVNNFVLNRFLGICPYMGVSKEISSALGMGFAVIFVMTLASFVTWLIYVYLLEPASTNVFFHIFSLKHPPDLTFLRTIAFILVIAALVQFVEMVVQKSAPGLYKALGIYLPLITTNCAILGVTVLNINDSLNLLESITQGFMSGVGFTLALVLMAGIREKLDSARIPESFKGTPIAFITAALMSIAFLGFAGLRL, from the coding sequence ATGGAACTCAGAACATTATTGATTATATCCATTGCGTCTATTTTTGTGAACAATTTTGTTTTAAATCGATTTTTGGGCATCTGCCCGTATATGGGCGTTTCCAAGGAAATAAGCTCGGCTCTCGGAATGGGATTTGCCGTCATTTTTGTCATGACCCTGGCTTCATTTGTCACCTGGCTGATTTACGTGTACCTGCTCGAACCGGCGTCAACCAATGTGTTTTTTCATATCTTCAGCCTGAAACATCCCCCTGACCTGACGTTTTTGCGCACCATCGCGTTTATTCTGGTGATTGCAGCGCTTGTGCAGTTTGTTGAAATGGTGGTACAAAAATCGGCCCCCGGCCTGTACAAGGCTCTGGGAATCTATTTGCCACTCATTACAACAAATTGCGCTATTTTGGGTGTGACGGTTTTGAATATCAACGATTCCCTGAATTTGTTGGAAAGCATTACTCAGGGATTTATGAGCGGCGTTGGGTTTACCCTGGCTCTTGTGCTGATGGCGGGTATTCGTGAAAAACTGGATTCAGCCCGCATTCCGGAATCGTTTAAGGGAACTCCCATTGCGTTCATTACGGCCGCTCTGATGTCGATTGCTTTTCTCGGATTTGCCGGGTTACGGCTGTAA